A stretch of Prunus dulcis chromosome 6, ALMONDv2, whole genome shotgun sequence DNA encodes these proteins:
- the LOC117630661 gene encoding cell number regulator 8, translating into MAINNRESNVHEESNPLLSQQFEEPQKDVEKPAKASPETQSPQKSQAEMGHVNGGGNGCGWTADGLPLGHGSVMGEPMGRAQWDSGLLACLGRNDDFCSSDLEVCLLGSVAPCVLYGSNVERLGSTPGTFANHCLSYYGLYLIGNTFFGWNCLAPWFSYPSRTAIRRKFNLEGSCEALHRSCGCCGSFVEDEVQQEQCETACDFATHVFCHACALCQEGREIRRRMLHPGFNAQPVLVMIPPGEQAMGRGA; encoded by the exons ATGGCGATCAACAACAGGGAGAGCAACGTCCACGAGGAATCGAACCCTCTTCTGAGCCAGCAATTCGAGGAGCCTCAGAAGGATGTTGAAAAGCCCGCCAAGGCCTCGCCGGAGACTCAGTCGCCGCAGAAATCTCAGGCAGAGATGGGCCATGTGAATGGCGGTGGTAATGGCTGCGGGTGGACCGCCGATGGGCTGCCGTTGGGGCACGGGAGCGTGATGGGTGAGCCCATGGGCCGGGCCCAGTGGGACTCCGGCCTTCTTGCATGTCTTGGCCGTAATGATGATTTCTGTAGCAGCGATCTTGAAGTTT GCCTTCTTGGAAGTGTGGCTCCTTGTGTGTTGTATGGAAGCAATGTTGAGAGACTTGGATCTACTCCTGGGACGTTTGCAAATCACTGTTTGTCTTACTATGGTCTATATCTGATTGGTAATACCTTTTTTGGTTGGAACTGCCTTGCACCATGGTTTTCATATCCTAGCCGTACTGCTATCCGCCGGAAGTTCAACCTAGAG GGTAGCTGTGAGGCGCTTCATAGGTCATGTGGATGCTGTGGCAGCTTTGTGGAAGATGAGGTACAACAAGAACAGTGTGAGACCGCCTGTGATTTTGCGACTCATGTTTTCTGCCATGCATGCGCCCTTTGTCAGGAAGGTCGTGAGATCCGTCGCAGGATGCTTCATCCTGGTTTCAATGCTCAACCAGTTCTGGTTATGATTCCTCCTGGGGAGCAGGCCATGGGCCGTGGAGCTTGA
- the LOC117629576 gene encoding uncharacterized protein LOC117629576, with protein sequence MWQAVFAAAVAASTGLLAKNHIFNFKPATDSDPTTDHNAEPHPNPNPNLSIASAFQSELPPWEIGDCEEQPEGTIFRFSSEGRGESGTRFRLRRGARSKKKKGVGVEAERSNGAEQRRTARKVGVCLKKRKTGKSVAAAKCGSSSSADTSLFSWGLNVGIMYMMSAGKAEINKLNTAMDETARIVHELKSELHKRKSPQKLQASGSASEDSMNDQTTNYNITHPGLNKSSSENRGPNDLRISSFPVSDGECASSVLTEEQEPEPEVMDMDQLEAELESELQKLPWCITEAPCQEGLSNLGEDIVPELEGQGVDTQQFHGVLPAQLDQKLCHVLIEQQESQIVELESELHSAQSKLQEKETELQSLKDCVRRLTELSLSNVSDDETEARNVQEQATDWKYNMQRSESKNPTVGMKRPY encoded by the exons atgtgGCAAGCGGTTTTTGCGGCAGCAGTAGCAGCCTCCACCGGGCTGCTTGccaaaaatcacatattcaaCTTCAAACCCGCCACCGATTCCGATCCCACCACCGATCACAATGCGGAGCCCCacccaaaccctaaccctaacctCTCCATCGCTTCCGCATTTCAGTCTGAGCTGCCTCCCTGGGAGATCGGCGACTGCGAGGAGCAACCAGAAGGGACGATCTTTAGGTTTTCGAGCGAGGGTCGGGGCGAGAGTGGGACCCGGTTTCGCTTGAGAAGGGGGGCCCggtcgaagaagaagaaaggggttGGTGTTGAGGCTGAGAGATCTAATGGTGCGGAACAGAGGAGGACTGCTAGGAAAGTTGGCGTTTGcttgaagaagaggaagactGGGAAGAGTGTAGCTGCTGCCAAATGTGGATCGTCTTCTTCCGCAG ATACCTCCTTATTTAGTTGGGGACTTAATGTTGGGATCATGTACATGATGTCTGCTGGAAAAGCTGAGATCAATAAGCTGAACACAGCCATGGATGAGACTGCAAGAATTGTACATGAATTAAAATCGGAgcttcataaaagaaaatcaccaCAAAAGCTGCAAGCTTCAGGTTCTGCTAGTGAAGACAGTATGAACGATCAGACAACTAATTACAACATTACTCATCCAGGACTAAACAAGTCAAGTTCAGAAAACAGAGGCCCCAATGATCTGAGAATTTCCAGTTTTCCTGTATCTGATGGCGAATGTGCAAGTAGTGTTCTTACGGAGGAGCAGGAGCCAGAGCCAGAAGTTATGGACATGGATCAATTGGAAGCAGAACTTGAGTCTGAACTTCAAAAACTTCCATGGTGCATCACAGAAGCTCCTTGCCAAGAGGGATTGAGTAATCTGGGTGAG GATATTGTCCCTGAGCTAGAGGGACAGGGTGTTGATACCCAGCAGTTCCATGGAGTATTGCCAGCTCAACTAGATCAGAAACTATGCCATGTGCTCATCGAACAGCAGGAAAGCCAAATTGTGGAGCTGGAATCTGAACTTCACTCAGCCCAATCAAAGCTCCAAGAGAAAGAAACTGAACTTCAATCATTGAAGGACTGCGTTAGACGCCTGACAGAGTTATCTCTTTCAAATGTCTCAG ATGATGAAACCGAGGCACGAAATGTTCAAGAGCAAGCCACTGATTGGAAATACAACATGCAGAGATCTGAGTCAAAAAATCCAACGGTTGGGATGAAGAGACCCTATTGA
- the LOC117631960 gene encoding uncharacterized protein LOC117631960 isoform X2, translated as MPCFFLEPFFIYKCEMLIWVYAESALSFIAMKMELKDSTILTFLLLFLLATPCFSRVGGSDVVGTEVYEIDYRGPETHSSIPPPDHSHGKPLIHKESAMASPKPKSSRASSMGRKSKQMHG; from the exons ATGCCTTGCTTCTTTCTTGAacccttttttatatataaatgtgaaATGCTCATTTGGGTTTATGCAGAGTCTGCTTTGAGCTTCATTGCCATGAAAATGGAGCTCAAGGACTCTACAATCCTCACtttccttcttctcttcttgcTTGCCACCCCTTGTTTTTCTAGAG TAGGTGGATCAGATGTAGTGGGTACTGAGGTTTATGAGATTGATTATAGAGGTCCAGAGACCCACTCATCAATCCCACCACCTGATCACTCTCATGGGAAGCCTTTGATCCACAAAGAAAGTGCCATGGCAAGTCCTAAACCTAAGAGCTCTAGGGCTTCTAGCATGGGAAGAAAG tCCAAGCAAATGCATGGATGA
- the LOC117629520 gene encoding uncharacterized protein LOC117629520, which produces MKLSAKPISSPGRTDKFPPPLVRFLRTNVGSRSRGRLRSSPMFVRKKNTAIETQEPSSPKVTCMGQVRVRRSSNQGGSKPLRARRTGAPTLRRCKWIQNAMLCPHFPGKIKPKSFGPVWRKWVPFFQVGFCRKGQIKEDAPKIESKFGDGIEVSDGEEEEEDQEYERKAKAFVSSSSSSPPRNALLLTRCRSAPYRSSSLASRFWGSPIRAEETEEEQSTETQNGGNCTENERPISERESISDQEAKLDSESEEKLKFFMELESSIRERMAKSASIEDKDEDFGGSARPLILTRCKSEPARTAEKLDPELSFWRKRRLGIVDSCSPSFL; this is translated from the coding sequence ATGAAGCTATCTGCAAAACCCATATCGAGTCCGGGTCGAACCGATAAGTTCCCGCCTCCATTAGTGAGGTTTCTGAGGACCAATGTTGGGAGCAGAAGCAGAGGGCGGTTACGTTCGAGCCCAATGTTtgtgaggaaaaaaaacaccGCCATTGAAACCCAAGAGCCCTCTTCTCCTAAAGTCACGTGCATGGGGCAGGTCCGAGTCCGACGATCCTCCAATCAAGGCGGGTCGAAACCTCTAAGAGCCCGGCGGACCGGAGCTCCGACCCTACGACGGTGTAAATGGATCCAAAACGCCATGCTTTGCCCCCATTTTCCAGGGAAAATCAAGCCCAAGTCTTTTGGACCCGTTTGGCGCAAGTGGGTACCCTTTTTTCAAGTGGGTTTTTGCAGGAAAGGCCAAATTAAAGAGGACGCGCCAAAGATTGAGTCGAAATTTGGAGATGGAATTGAAGTTTCAgatggggaagaagaagaagaagaccaagAATATGAAAGAAAGGCCAAagcttttgtttcttcttcttcttcttcaccacCAAGGAACGCTTTGCTATTAACTCGATGCAGATCTGCGCCATATAGGTCTTCATCTTTGGCCAGTAGATTTTGGGGCTCACCAATAAGAGCTgaagaaacagaggaagaaCAGAGCACAGAGACCCAAAACGGAGGAAATTGCACCGAGAACGAGAGACCCATATCAGAAAGAGAGTCCATTTCGGATCAAGAAGCGAAATTAGACtcagaaagtgaagaaaaactgaaatttttcATGGAATTGGAGAGTTCAATCAGAGAACGAATGGCCAAATCTGCAAGTATCGAAGATAAAGACGAGGACTTTGGAGGCTCTGCTCGACCTCTAATACTCACAAGGTGTAAATCAGAACCAGCAAGAACAGCAGAGAAGCTCGACCCGGAGCTGAGCTTctggagaaagagaaggtTGGGTATTGTTGATTCATGCTCACCAAGTTTTTTgtga
- the LOC117631960 gene encoding uncharacterized protein LOC117631960 isoform X1: protein MLIWVYAESALSFIAMKMELKDSTILTFLLLFLLATPCFSRGGSDVVGTEVYEIDYRGPETHSSIPPPDHSHGKPLIHKESAMASPKPKSSRASSMGRKSKQMHG from the exons ATGCTCATTTGGGTTTATGCAGAGTCTGCTTTGAGCTTCATTGCCATGAAAATGGAGCTCAAGGACTCTACAATCCTCACtttccttcttctcttcttgcTTGCCACCCCTTGTTTTTCTAGAG GTGGATCAGATGTAGTGGGTACTGAGGTTTATGAGATTGATTATAGAGGTCCAGAGACCCACTCATCAATCCCACCACCTGATCACTCTCATGGGAAGCCTTTGATCCACAAAGAAAGTGCCATGGCAAGTCCTAAACCTAAGAGCTCTAGGGCTTCTAGCATGGGAAGAAAG tCCAAGCAAATGCATGGATGA